In one Desulfobacterales bacterium genomic region, the following are encoded:
- a CDS encoding ABC transporter ATP-binding protein: protein MPFELDRIQFYYADKKIIDDFTIKLEPGKFYGIIGPNGSGKTTILDVLCKHRRPQAGEVLYNGKNISRYSKKQLSREIALVPQNFYINFPFMVEEVVMMGRYPHIARFSAASVRDQDIVADIMAQTEIEGFKGRFITELSGGERQRVIFARALAQDTPVLILDEATSNLDINFSLSLLSLSEQRVKQQGQTVIAVMQDINLAAIYCDYLIFMRQGKIAAHGLTADVLNPETIAAVFGVSSKVYQETYSGALQVVFKK from the coding sequence ATGCCGTTTGAACTTGACCGTATCCAATTTTATTACGCCGATAAGAAAATTATCGACGACTTTACGATAAAACTGGAACCCGGAAAATTTTACGGCATCATCGGACCCAATGGCAGCGGCAAGACAACCATTCTGGATGTTTTGTGTAAACATCGCCGGCCGCAAGCGGGCGAGGTGCTTTACAATGGGAAAAATATCTCGCGATATTCAAAAAAACAATTGTCCAGAGAAATTGCTTTGGTGCCGCAAAATTTTTATATCAATTTTCCATTTATGGTCGAAGAGGTCGTCATGATGGGCCGTTATCCGCATATCGCCCGGTTTTCGGCCGCCTCAGTCCGGGACCAGGATATTGTTGCAGATATCATGGCACAAACCGAAATCGAAGGGTTCAAAGGCCGATTTATCACCGAGCTGAGCGGTGGCGAAAGACAGCGGGTGATCTTTGCGCGGGCCTTGGCCCAGGATACGCCAGTGCTGATTCTGGATGAGGCGACTTCTAATCTGGATATCAATTTTTCTCTTAGTTTGCTCAGTTTATCCGAACAGCGGGTTAAACAGCAGGGCCAAACCGTGATTGCGGTCATGCAGGATATTAACCTGGCCGCCATTTACTGCGATTACCTGATATTTATGAGACAGGGAAAGATCGCGGCTCACGGTTTGACGGCCGATGTCTTAAATCCGGAGACCATTGCAGCTGTTTTCGGTGTTTCGTCAAAAGTATATCAGGAAACATACAGCGGCGCCTTACAGGTGGTTTTTAAAAAATAA
- a CDS encoding ABC transporter ATP-binding protein, with protein MQQNNLLINLEGISFKYPGGPQILDQLDFQLHQGSQIGLIAPNGSGKSTLLHIIMGLLKPISGKVEIFGRSVKEDSDFTDVRRRIGLLFQDADDQLFSPTVLEDVAFGPLNLGKSKSDAVQIARKTLNFLGLDEFEDRITFKLSGGEKRLVSLATVLAMEPEILLLDEPMNGLDMKTKAKLTDILRDIDLSFILISHDFDLLSATAGAIYTMQDGKILVDQELHLHEHVHAHEHGVYPHQHAISEDAEPTHAAHDHTHDRRFRTEDRRQGLPDRRQRTDDRRQISEVRGQKSEDPSSL; from the coding sequence ATGCAACAAAACAATTTACTGATAAATCTTGAAGGTATTTCTTTCAAATATCCGGGCGGCCCGCAGATACTCGACCAGCTCGATTTTCAATTGCATCAAGGCAGCCAGATCGGTTTAATTGCTCCTAATGGCAGCGGCAAGTCTACCTTATTGCACATTATAATGGGGCTGCTGAAGCCTATATCCGGTAAAGTGGAGATCTTCGGCCGGTCTGTTAAAGAAGATAGCGATTTTACCGACGTTCGCCGGCGCATCGGTCTTCTTTTTCAGGATGCTGATGATCAGCTGTTTAGCCCGACCGTACTCGAAGATGTTGCCTTTGGCCCCTTAAATCTGGGCAAATCAAAAAGCGATGCGGTTCAGATCGCGCGTAAAACACTGAATTTCTTAGGTTTGGATGAATTCGAGGACCGCATCACGTTTAAATTGTCAGGTGGTGAAAAGCGTCTTGTGTCTTTGGCCACTGTCCTGGCTATGGAACCTGAAATTCTGTTGCTCGACGAACCCATGAACGGCCTGGATATGAAGACCAAAGCAAAACTGACTGACATTTTGCGCGACATCGATCTTTCCTTCATTCTGATTTCTCATGATTTTGATTTATTATCCGCAACTGCCGGGGCCATATACACGATGCAAGACGGAAAAATCCTGGTAGATCAAGAATTACATCTGCACGAGCACGTACACGCACACGAACACGGGGTCTATCCGCATCAGCATGCGATATCAGAAGACGCTGAACCAACGCATGCCGCACATGATCACACCCATGACCGCAGATTCAGGACGGAAGATCGGCGACAGGGTTTGCCGGACAGAAGACAGAGAACAGACGACAGACGGCAGATTTCAGAGGTCAGAGGTCAGAAGTCAGAGGACCCGTCTTCGCTCTAA
- the cbiQ gene encoding cobalt ECF transporter T component CbiQ, with amino-acid sequence MISEPFATGSSVIHRLDPRIRVALTCGYAFVVALSYQFSVLIVALVVAALLVVISRISLIQVIKRLLLVNVFIFLLWLLLPFTFQGDVLTHIGSFAVYRPGVVLAAQITLKSNAILLALIALVATMSLATLGHSLYRLHVPGKIVQLLLMTYRYVFVIEQEYSRLVRAAKIRGFRPGTNTNTYRTYAYVVGMLFVRAASRAERVHQAMQCRGFKGKFHSLQEFQVNSTSWIFAIAMTVVIVWLALMEWSSIV; translated from the coding sequence ATGATCAGTGAACCCTTTGCAACCGGCAGCTCAGTCATTCATCGGCTGGATCCCAGAATTCGTGTCGCTCTGACATGTGGCTATGCGTTTGTGGTTGCCTTGTCGTATCAATTCTCCGTTTTGATTGTCGCCCTGGTGGTCGCTGCGCTTTTGGTCGTCATTTCTCGCATCAGTCTCATCCAGGTCATCAAAAGGTTGCTTTTGGTCAATGTTTTCATCTTTTTGTTGTGGCTGTTATTGCCGTTTACTTTTCAAGGAGATGTTCTGACACATATCGGCTCTTTTGCTGTTTATCGGCCCGGGGTGGTGCTTGCCGCCCAGATCACATTAAAGTCGAATGCAATCCTGCTGGCACTAATTGCTTTAGTGGCAACCATGTCACTCGCCACACTGGGCCATTCGCTTTATCGTTTGCATGTTCCTGGAAAAATCGTGCAACTTCTACTGATGACCTACCGCTATGTGTTTGTCATCGAGCAGGAATATTCCCGCTTGGTAAGAGCGGCTAAAATCAGAGGGTTCCGTCCGGGCACCAATACCAATACATATCGAACCTACGCTTATGTTGTGGGCATGCTCTTTGTCCGCGCGGCCTCCCGGGCCGAACGCGTGCACCAGGCCATGCAGTGTCGGGGGTTTAAGGGTAAATTTCACAGTCTGCAGGAATTTCAGGTCAATTCGACAAGTTGGATTTTTGCCATAGCCATGACAGTTGTCATCGTCTGGCTGGCATTGATGGAATGGTCAAGTATTGTTTAG
- the cobT gene encoding nicotinate-nucleotide--dimethylbenzimidazole phosphoribosyltransferase translates to MRKEILRTMKLDEIIDGIKPVDQGWIEKAQERTAQLVMPTRALGRLHDISERFCGIQQTLQPSIDKKAVLIMAGDHGVVTEGVSAYPQEVTPAMVQTFLVGGAGINAISRQVGADVWVVDMGIIPSLDVSDMPGADRLIVEKVGSGTDNFIKKPAMSQPDAEKAMLIGFKQASKRIEAGADIMGTGDMGIGNTTPSAAIGAVLCGASLDEMVGRGTGVDDAGLARKRDIVRQAIEVNIPDPENGLDVLAKVGGFEIGGIAGTILAGAYHQRAIVVDGFISTAGALIAHALCPTVKDYLFAGHCSAEVGHRIMLKTLGLEPILDLGMRLGEGTGAALAMGVIESALRMFKEVLTFEEAGVANK, encoded by the coding sequence ATGAGAAAGGAAATTTTAAGAACGATGAAACTGGATGAAATAATTGATGGAATTAAGCCGGTTGATCAGGGATGGATTGAAAAAGCGCAAGAGCGGACTGCACAACTGGTGATGCCCACCCGGGCCCTGGGGCGACTGCATGACATATCCGAACGGTTCTGTGGTATCCAGCAAACATTGCAACCCTCGATTGATAAAAAAGCAGTTTTGATAATGGCTGGGGATCATGGCGTGGTGACGGAGGGTGTCAGCGCCTACCCCCAGGAGGTGACCCCCGCCATGGTCCAGACCTTTTTGGTCGGTGGGGCCGGCATAAATGCCATCTCCCGTCAGGTGGGTGCAGATGTTTGGGTGGTGGATATGGGGATCATACCTTCGCTGGATGTCAGTGATATGCCTGGCGCCGACCGTTTAATTGTTGAAAAGGTTGGCAGCGGAACGGATAATTTTATTAAAAAACCGGCCATGTCCCAGCCGGATGCGGAAAAAGCAATGCTCATTGGCTTTAAGCAGGCTTCCAAACGGATTGAAGCGGGTGCTGATATTATGGGTACCGGCGATATGGGCATTGGTAACACCACACCCTCAGCGGCCATCGGTGCCGTTTTGTGTGGGGCCTCGCTGGATGAAATGGTCGGCCGCGGCACCGGCGTTGATGATGCTGGATTGGCGCGCAAGCGTGACATCGTGCGGCAGGCAATCGAGGTTAATATCCCCGATCCTGAAAACGGACTGGATGTTTTGGCCAAAGTCGGTGGCTTTGAAATCGGCGGTATTGCCGGAACCATCCTTGCCGGCGCCTATCACCAACGGGCCATCGTTGTCGACGGATTTATCTCAACCGCCGGAGCTCTGATTGCGCACGCGTTGTGTCCAACGGTAAAAGATTATCTGTTTGCCGGGCACTGTTCTGCAGAGGTCGGCCATCGCATCATGTTAAAGACTTTGGGCCTTGAGCCCATCCTGGATCTGGGCATGCGCCTGGGGGAAGGCACCGGTGCCGCCTTGGCAATGGGGGTTATCGAAAGTGCGCTTCGCATGTTTAAGGAGGTGTTAACTTTTGAAGAAGCCGGTGTCGCCAACAAATAA
- a CDS encoding iron ABC transporter permease produces MDTHSNSFGNSLRNATMSQIVVLAAILGGAIVISTGMGYIQLPVLDVIKIVFAKLSGQTQLIEGMDKLFPVVVLDVRLPRILSAAIVGAGLAISGVVFQGILLNPLADPYTLGVSAGAAFGASMAILLNIGFMGSVSVPLFAFIGAVITLLFVMYLSASGGGVSSTNLILSGIIVAAILSAGISFLKYIADEQVAVIIFWLMGSFGSKAWSDVGLTFLFVGGGFLIFMFFARDLNLMSLGDRSAASLGVDTQKVTYILLVIASLIAAICVSVSGIIGFVGLLVPHMMRLLTGPDNRRLIPISLLAGAILLLAADTLTRAVLPSEIPIGVLTALIGGPFFCYIFRKQQKAKKI; encoded by the coding sequence ATGGATACACATTCAAACAGCTTTGGCAATTCCCTGCGAAACGCTACGATGTCACAAATTGTCGTTCTGGCAGCCATTTTAGGCGGGGCCATCGTGATATCCACTGGTATGGGATATATCCAACTGCCGGTACTGGATGTGATTAAGATTGTATTCGCCAAATTATCTGGTCAGACCCAACTGATCGAGGGGATGGATAAACTGTTTCCGGTGGTGGTATTGGATGTGCGCCTGCCGCGAATTCTATCGGCGGCCATTGTGGGCGCCGGTCTGGCCATATCCGGGGTGGTATTTCAGGGCATTTTACTAAATCCCCTGGCCGATCCCTATACACTGGGTGTTTCCGCCGGGGCAGCTTTCGGCGCATCAATGGCGATTTTACTGAATATTGGATTTATGGGAAGCGTATCCGTGCCCCTGTTCGCGTTTATCGGCGCGGTGATCACCCTTTTATTTGTCATGTACCTGTCAGCATCCGGCGGCGGTGTGTCGTCGACCAATTTAATATTATCCGGAATTATTGTCGCAGCCATCCTATCTGCCGGCATTAGTTTTTTAAAATATATTGCCGACGAACAGGTGGCGGTTATCATTTTCTGGCTGATGGGCAGTTTCGGCTCCAAAGCCTGGTCGGATGTGGGGCTGACGTTTTTATTTGTAGGCGGCGGCTTTTTAATCTTTATGTTTTTTGCGCGGGATTTAAACCTGATGTCCCTCGGTGATCGCTCGGCCGCTTCCTTGGGTGTGGATACCCAAAAAGTCACTTATATACTCCTGGTCATAGCTTCTTTGATTGCCGCCATCTGTGTGTCGGTTTCAGGTATTATCGGCTTTGTCGGGCTATTGGTCCCCCACATGATGCGTTTGCTCACCGGGCCCGATAATCGACGCTTGATTCCGATCTCTCTGCTGGCCGGAGCGATTTTGCTGTTGGCTGCAGACACCCTTACCCGCGCGGTGCTGCCTTCGGAAATACCGATCGGGGTATTGACGGCTTTAATCGGCGGGCCCTTTTTTTGTTACATTTTCCGCAAGCAACAAAAAGCCAAAAAGATCTGA
- a CDS encoding sulfotransferase: MVDKVPQDAFVFIVGSPRSGTTILGELLDRHQHVSQWYEPYFIWDHFFRTAPDDERTEADVTPEIKNWIYRNFTRYKRRRKCAVLVDKSPRNSLKIPFIIAIFPQAKFIHLLRDGRDATLSINKKWLQRQNIVHNPLAKGRFDYEKAFHIVHEFLRFQPYLTDKVRAFWFETNGHLINKKMHLNRLRWNGKVGWGPRFKGWTHIYEKSSLLKFNASQWLHCVQRIEADWKLIRQSNRLAVRYEDLIQTPRPKIREILDFLGLDTDNAFYSSLPKLKADNYNNWKTGFSKENLKEISPILTPQLKKCGYAKTDEWIDAI; the protein is encoded by the coding sequence ATGGTAGATAAAGTACCGCAAGATGCGTTTGTTTTTATTGTCGGTTCGCCAAGATCGGGGACGACCATTCTTGGAGAGTTGCTGGACAGACATCAGCATGTCAGCCAATGGTACGAGCCCTATTTCATCTGGGATCATTTTTTCAGAACAGCACCTGATGATGAAAGAACAGAGGCTGACGTAACACCGGAAATCAAGAATTGGATTTACCGCAACTTCACCCGGTATAAAAGACGGAGGAAATGCGCAGTTCTGGTTGATAAATCCCCCAGAAACAGTCTCAAGATACCCTTTATAATTGCCATATTTCCGCAAGCGAAATTTATTCATCTGTTGCGGGATGGCAGAGATGCAACTCTTTCGATAAACAAAAAATGGCTGCAACGACAAAATATCGTTCACAATCCACTGGCAAAAGGGCGCTTTGATTACGAAAAGGCCTTTCATATTGTGCATGAGTTTTTAAGATTTCAGCCCTATTTAACAGATAAGGTAAGGGCATTTTGGTTTGAAACGAACGGACACCTTATCAATAAGAAAATGCACCTAAATCGATTGCGCTGGAACGGAAAAGTCGGCTGGGGTCCTCGTTTTAAAGGTTGGACACATATTTATGAAAAATCCTCGTTATTAAAATTTAACGCCAGCCAATGGCTACATTGCGTACAACGCATTGAAGCGGATTGGAAATTAATTCGACAAAGCAATCGACTTGCCGTCCGTTATGAAGATCTGATCCAAACACCTCGTCCAAAAATTAGAGAAATATTAGACTTTTTAGGCTTAGATACCGACAATGCGTTTTACAGTTCACTCCCTAAGTTAAAGGCTGATAACTATAACAACTGGAAAACGGGATTCTCGAAAGAAAACTTAAAAGAAATTAGCCCCATTTTAACTCCCCAGCTTAAAAAGTGCGGGTATGCAAAAACAGATGAATGGATAGACGCTATCTAA
- a CDS encoding lysylphosphatidylglycerol synthase transmembrane domain-containing protein, which translates to MDRRYLKLILKFTISCLFIGYLFFKIDASLVVTAIGSINVGLYAISTLLALFSGIIVAGKYYFLIKGSPISHRLSSLVKINFIALFYALFLPSAIGREAVRWLKVTRNKKGRAQFFATIVFERLTFILVLLICGMIPLFFYSSNSEIEILGSRVLPFAAIGICLVLFCILFYIFSPIQDLIKSVVHSILRKIQTQIDVDAYFEKNHLDRMNANAFFLIFGLSIIWQIFFICRLLILFRAASIPLGFMDVTWIGSLVLLLQTIPISFAGIGLREGAYAYLFTLFNLPPEKGVLIGLLFFSQMLIIAFVGGIFELFE; encoded by the coding sequence ATGGATAGACGCTATCTAAAACTAATCTTAAAATTTACTATATCCTGTCTTTTTATCGGATATCTTTTTTTTAAGATCGATGCCTCTTTGGTGGTGACAGCCATCGGCAGTATCAACGTTGGCCTTTACGCGATTTCTACACTCCTTGCTCTGTTTTCTGGCATCATCGTGGCTGGTAAGTATTATTTTCTTATTAAAGGAAGCCCAATTAGCCATAGGTTATCATCACTAGTAAAAATAAATTTCATTGCGCTGTTTTATGCGCTCTTCCTGCCCTCAGCCATCGGAAGGGAAGCTGTCAGATGGCTAAAAGTCACCCGCAATAAAAAAGGCAGGGCACAATTTTTTGCAACGATTGTATTCGAACGGCTAACCTTTATTCTGGTACTTCTCATCTGCGGGATGATTCCGCTATTTTTCTATAGTTCAAATTCTGAGATCGAAATCTTAGGAAGTCGTGTCTTACCATTCGCTGCCATCGGGATATGTCTGGTGTTGTTCTGTATATTGTTTTATATTTTTTCACCAATACAGGATCTGATAAAATCGGTGGTTCACTCAATATTGCGAAAAATTCAGACACAAATAGATGTTGACGCCTATTTTGAGAAAAATCACCTCGATAGAATGAATGCCAACGCTTTTTTTTTGATTTTTGGGCTTAGCATTATCTGGCAGATATTCTTTATCTGCCGACTGCTGATTCTTTTCAGAGCCGCATCAATTCCGTTGGGCTTTATGGATGTTACCTGGATCGGTTCACTGGTACTGTTACTGCAAACAATCCCCATTTCTTTTGCCGGCATCGGCCTAAGAGAAGGCGCTTACGCCTATCTGTTTACGCTATTCAATTTGCCGCCTGAAAAAGGGGTGCTCATTGGGCTCTTATTTTTTTCCCAGATGCTGATCATTGCCTTTGTAGGGGGAATTTTTGAACTCTTTGAGTGA
- a CDS encoding tetratricopeptide repeat protein has protein sequence MVLDDIGRIVKNPDVRITELTADNLIKAAIGEKSTEARPVGNISFALNYYFHHYQLWGYHVVNIIIHILTGIVLYVFIKITISLPSANIEDHTIYSIAFFGALLWLVHPLQTQSVTYIVQRLNSLATLFYVLSFWLYVKGRLAETKKGKLFWFTCAGLSWILSLGCKQNTAILPFLIFLYEWYFLQDRNLDWLKRSLKYVLVVLVLFGILSFIYLGTDPVEKLSSIGDYSKGEFTILQRVLTQPRVVIYYLSLIFFPYPSRLNLDYDFPLSYSLVDPVTTLISLSLIIGLLILSVYLSRKERLISFCILWFFGNLVIESSVIPLAIIFEHRNYLPSMLVCLIPVLIAYRYIKWEWIRVGILGVFVIMLSFWTYQRNQVWENGITLWSDVVKKSPNKARPHFNLGAEYSHLDKIDEAIPYYQKAIEINPNKAQVYVNLGDAMEKQGKPDEAFEHYKKALQLKPDLAEAHNNMGALLAAKGRADEATEFYKNALEIRPYYAVAHFNLGGVLVEQGKIDQGISHYFKAIDLQPDYPEAYSNLGSVFLSRGDTEKAIKYCSIALQMDPNLVEANNNLGIALMQEGKIEAAISQFQKALQINSDFVKAENNLKRAQAIKEEIETEISRLQILVKDVPDNAELHFQLGNLYFRKGDPSQAVQQYNKALLLDPKFLQALNNLALVTAANKEYYKALTVFLDILNYAPDDAETHYNIACMYSRLRHVDDSIKWLQKAIEKGYSNWESIKNDADLDNIRGSLAYKELIRGK, from the coding sequence ATGGTGCTGGATGATATCGGCCGAATTGTAAAGAATCCTGACGTTCGGATAACCGAGCTGACTGCCGATAATTTAATAAAGGCTGCCATTGGTGAAAAATCAACCGAAGCCAGACCTGTTGGCAATATTAGCTTTGCCTTAAACTATTATTTTCATCATTATCAGCTCTGGGGCTATCATGTTGTTAATATTATCATTCATATTTTAACGGGTATCGTTCTCTATGTCTTTATTAAAATAACCATTAGCCTGCCATCTGCTAACATAGAAGATCATACCATTTACAGCATCGCTTTCTTTGGCGCTCTGCTCTGGCTGGTGCACCCGCTACAGACCCAATCGGTCACTTATATCGTGCAAAGGCTGAACAGCCTCGCGACCCTGTTTTATGTGCTTTCGTTCTGGCTTTATGTAAAAGGGCGGCTGGCGGAAACTAAAAAAGGAAAATTGTTCTGGTTCACATGCGCCGGTCTATCGTGGATTCTTTCACTGGGATGTAAGCAAAACACTGCCATCCTGCCATTTTTGATATTTCTCTATGAATGGTATTTTCTGCAGGACCGAAATTTAGATTGGTTAAAACGAAGCTTAAAATACGTTCTGGTTGTACTGGTTCTTTTTGGGATCTTATCTTTTATATATCTGGGAACGGATCCGGTCGAGAAATTATCTTCAATCGGAGATTATTCCAAAGGGGAATTTACCATCCTGCAAAGAGTGCTGACCCAGCCCCGGGTGGTCATCTATTATTTAAGTCTCATCTTTTTCCCCTATCCGTCCCGGCTTAATCTGGATTACGACTTTCCGCTTTCTTATTCTTTGGTCGATCCGGTTACCACGTTAATTTCATTAAGCCTGATCATTGGCCTGCTCATACTGAGTGTTTATCTGTCCCGCAAAGAGCGTTTGATCTCCTTTTGCATTTTATGGTTTTTCGGCAACCTGGTCATAGAGTCATCCGTTATACCCCTTGCCATTATTTTCGAACACCGCAATTATCTGCCCTCCATGTTGGTGTGTTTGATCCCGGTCCTAATTGCATATCGATATATAAAGTGGGAGTGGATCAGGGTAGGGATTCTTGGCGTATTTGTCATAATGCTATCGTTCTGGACCTACCAGCGAAACCAGGTATGGGAAAACGGCATAACCCTTTGGTCCGACGTAGTTAAAAAATCTCCCAACAAGGCCAGACCGCACTTTAATTTAGGTGCTGAGTATTCGCACCTGGACAAAATAGACGAAGCGATTCCATATTATCAAAAAGCCATAGAGATTAATCCGAATAAAGCCCAAGTCTATGTAAATCTGGGTGACGCCATGGAAAAGCAAGGCAAGCCGGATGAGGCTTTTGAGCACTATAAGAAGGCTTTGCAATTGAAACCCGATCTGGCGGAAGCGCACAACAATATGGGCGCCCTCCTGGCAGCAAAAGGTAGAGCAGATGAGGCCACAGAATTTTATAAAAACGCTTTGGAAATAAGACCATACTATGCTGTGGCGCATTTCAACTTAGGCGGCGTGTTGGTAGAGCAAGGTAAAATAGATCAGGGTATTTCACACTATTTTAAAGCCATTGATTTGCAACCTGATTATCCTGAAGCATACAGTAATCTGGGCAGCGTGTTTCTAAGTCGTGGTGATACAGAAAAAGCGATCAAATATTGCAGTATCGCTCTGCAAATGGACCCAAACCTGGTTGAAGCCAACAACAATCTGGGCATTGCCTTGATGCAGGAGGGCAAAATAGAAGCGGCGATCAGCCAATTTCAAAAAGCGTTGCAAATAAATTCAGACTTCGTGAAAGCCGAAAACAATCTTAAAAGAGCTCAAGCCATTAAGGAAGAAATCGAAACGGAAATTTCACGACTTCAGATATTGGTGAAAGATGTGCCGGACAATGCGGAATTGCACTTTCAACTGGGAAATCTTTATTTTCGCAAGGGCGACCCATCTCAAGCCGTGCAGCAGTATAATAAGGCGCTTCTGCTGGACCCTAAATTTTTGCAGGCCCTCAACAATTTGGCTTTGGTTACGGCGGCCAACAAGGAATATTACAAAGCATTGACGGTATTTTTAGATATACTGAATTACGCACCGGATGATGCCGAGACCCACTACAATATTGCCTGTATGTATTCGCGGTTAAGACACGTGGATGATTCGATTAAGTGGCTGCAAAAAGCGATTGAAAAGGGATACTCCAATTGGGAAAGCATCAAAAACGACGCTGACCTGGATAATATCAGAGGCTCTTTAGCGTACAAGGAACTCATACGAGGAAAATAA
- a CDS encoding DUF4198 domain-containing protein produces MSKRLFFVGIFFMTLFSANASLAHYGMLIPSDSMVMQQDKRTIDITLSFSHPFEMVGMELVKPKAFQVFVGDKKQDLLQLLKATRVMGHSGWQAAFPVKRPGVYVFYMEPQPYWEPTEDSFIIHHTKTVVTAFGDDDGWDSEIGLKTEIVPLAKPFGLYAGNVFQGIVKLNGKPVPFAEVEVEYYNRDNTYSAPTAYMITQTIKADGNGVFTYAAPVAGWWGFAALNPADFKLKHNGQEKDVELGAVIWVKFHNWQK; encoded by the coding sequence ATGAGCAAAAGATTGTTCTTCGTTGGTATTTTTTTCATGACACTTTTTTCCGCAAATGCCTCCTTGGCGCACTACGGCATGCTGATTCCATCTGATTCGATGGTGATGCAGCAAGACAAACGCACGATAGATATCACCCTTTCCTTTTCCCACCCTTTTGAAATGGTGGGTATGGAATTGGTTAAGCCAAAAGCATTTCAGGTATTTGTGGGCGACAAAAAGCAAGACCTATTGCAATTGCTGAAAGCAACCCGGGTAATGGGCCACAGCGGTTGGCAGGCAGCATTTCCGGTCAAACGCCCGGGCGTGTATGTGTTTTATATGGAACCGCAACCCTATTGGGAGCCGACCGAGGATTCATTTATCATCCATCATACCAAAACGGTAGTGACCGCCTTTGGCGACGATGACGGCTGGGATAGCGAAATCGGGTTAAAGACCGAGATTGTGCCGTTGGCCAAACCATTTGGTTTGTACGCCGGCAATGTCTTTCAGGGAATTGTTAAACTGAATGGCAAGCCCGTACCCTTTGCCGAGGTAGAAGTCGAATATTATAACCGCGACAATACATATTCGGCACCAACCGCGTATATGATTACCCAGACCATTAAAGCCGACGGCAACGGTGTATTCACCTACGCTGCACCGGTAGCCGGATGGTGGGGTTTTGCCGCTTTGAATCCTGCAGATTTTAAACTAAAACACAATGGACAGGAAAAAGACGTGGAGCTCGGGGCCGTCATCTGGGTGAAGTTTCACAACTGGCAAAAATGA
- the cbiM gene encoding cobalt transporter CbiM: MHISEGVLSGPVLISGGALAAVGTAIGLRKLDYDHIAKAGMLSAAFFVASLVHVPIGPANAHLVLNGLVGLLLGWAAFPAILVALVLQAVLFQFGGITVLGVNTIITALPAVLCYLVCSPFLHKKSKLALSAAFACGFLSVMLSALVLGLALVFTEENFFEVSAIVIAGHIPVMIIEGLITAMCVAFLKKVQPTLLPGFPEE; this comes from the coding sequence ATGCATATTTCAGAAGGGGTTTTATCCGGTCCTGTACTCATATCCGGAGGGGCACTGGCGGCAGTTGGTACGGCCATCGGGCTCAGAAAACTCGACTATGACCACATTGCCAAAGCCGGAATGCTGTCGGCCGCATTTTTTGTCGCTTCGCTGGTTCATGTGCCCATCGGACCTGCCAATGCTCACCTGGTTCTCAATGGTTTAGTGGGTTTGCTTCTCGGTTGGGCCGCTTTTCCAGCCATCCTGGTGGCGCTCGTTCTGCAGGCTGTGCTGTTTCAATTTGGCGGCATCACTGTTTTGGGGGTCAATACCATTATTACGGCGTTACCGGCGGTGCTGTGCTATCTGGTTTGCAGCCCCTTTCTTCATAAAAAATCAAAACTGGCACTGTCGGCAGCTTTTGCCTGTGGATTTTTATCTGTTATGTTGAGCGCCCTTGTGCTGGGGTTGGCGCTTGTGTTTACCGAAGAAAATTTTTTCGAAGTCTCGGCCATCGTTATTGCAGGTCACATTCCCGTAATGATTATTGAAGGCCTTATCACAGCCATGTGTGTGGCTTTTCTCAAGAAAGTTCAACCCACACTGCTACCCGGTTTTCCTGAAGAGTAG